From a region of the Mercurialis annua linkage group LG1-X, ddMerAnnu1.2, whole genome shotgun sequence genome:
- the LOC126670016 gene encoding ethylene-responsive transcription factor ERF011-like, translated as MNSSSCSILQEIMEQSSSSLECCSSNSTSTSTSTSPTTPEKRKHRQEKPYRGIRMRKWGKWVAEIREPNKRSRIWLGSYSTPVAAARAYDTAVFYLRGPSARLNFPDLIYRDDQLHDMSAASIRKKATEVGAQVDALQQTSSAIHHRSSEKKLVCDEKPDLNQYPIPENSDDE; from the coding sequence ATGAACTCATCAAGCTGTAGTATTCTCCAAGAAATCATGGAGCAATCATCGTCTTCACTTGAGTGTTGCTCAAGTAATTCAACTTCAACTTCAACTTCAACTTCTCCGACCACTCCTGAAAAACGAAAGCACCGGCAAGAGAAGCCGTATCGAGGGATAAGGATGAGAAAATGGGGGAAATGGGTGGCGGAAATTAGAGAACCGAACAAACGTTCCAGAATATGGCTCGGTTCTTACTCTACGCCGGTGGCTGCTGCTCGTGCTTATGATACCGCCGTGTTTTACCTCCGAGGACCGTCTGCTAGGCTTAATTTTCCTGATTTGATCTACCGAGACGATCAGCTCCATGATATGTCTGCTGCTTCTATACGGAAGAAAGCTACTGAAGTTGGTGCTCAGGTTGATGCTCTTCAACAGACTTCGTCTGCTATTCATCACCGCTCATCAGAAAAGAAGTTAGTTTGTGATGAGAAACCTGACCTGAATCAGTATCCAATTCCTGAGAATTCCGATGATGAGTAG
- the LOC126658529 gene encoding uncharacterized protein LOC126658529: protein MPPLLTNPSPPLLKPQLLLHNPTLHFTQYQSNKLTLTSKPNRCPLITASHAASSAATSEIDMAKNRQGVYTSKKSKVVVLWDLDNKPPRGPPYPAAIALKELAQKFGEIIEMSAYANRHAFIHLPNWVMEERRERKQLDILERKGLVNQPEAYVCGVCGRKCKTNLDLKKHFKQLHERERQKKLNRMRSLKGKKRQRFKERFVSGNHKYNEEARKLLTPKVGYGLAQELRRAGVYVKTVEDKPQAADWALKRQIEHSMSRGIDWLFLISDDSDFAETLRRAREADLRTVVVGDRDRALGRHADLWVPWIGVENGEVTENDLVPKSRVESDDFEDNNGFFSVSHFDEEICGRMEESDVDGVIDELAGVNFGWNNLRISVFSEGEDEDEEGDYLLSDSEDEGFEDEDGGFFFY from the coding sequence ATGCCTCCACTTCTCACCAACCCTTCTCCTCCTCTCCTAAAACCCCAACTTCTCCTCCACAACCCTACGCTGCACTTTACCCAATATCAATCCAACAAACTAACCCTCACTTCCAAACCTAATCGATGTCCACTCATCACCGCCAGCCACGCCGCGTCTTCTGCGGCGACGTCCGAAATCGACATGGCGAAAAACAGACAAGGAGTCTACACTTCCAAGAAGAGCAAAGTCGTAGTTTTATGGGACCTCGACAACAAGCCGCCACGTGGACCTCCTTATCCAGCAGCCATTGCTCTCAAAGAGTTGGCTCAGAAGTTCGGCGAGATTATTGAAATGTCTGCTTATGCAAATCGCCACGCTTTTATTCACCTCCCCAACTGGGTTATGGAAGAACGGCGGGAGAGAAAGCAGTTAGATATTCTTGAAAGAAAAGGACTCGTGAACCAACCAGAAGCATACGTTTGCGGAGTATGCGGGCGTAAGTGCAAGACTAATTTGGATCTAAAGAAACATTTTAAGCAGTTACATGAGCGTGAGAGGCAAAAGAAACTGAATAGAATGAGATCGTTAAAGGGGAAGAAACGACAGCGTTTTAAAGAGAGGTTTGTTTCCGGGAACCATAAGTATAACGAAGAAGCGAGAAAATTGTTGACACCTAAAGTTGGGTATGGATTGGCGCAAGAATTGAGGCGAGCTGGGGTTTATGTTAAGACTGTGGAAGATAAGCCGCAAGCTGCTGATTGGGCTCTGAAGCGGCAAATTGAGCATTCAATGAGTAGAGGAATTGATTGGCTGTTTTTGATATCTGATGATTCTGATTTTGCTGAGACTCTGAGGAGGGCTAGAGAGGCTGATTTGCGGACTGTGGTTGTTGGGGATAGAGATAGGGCATTGGGGAGACATGCTGATTTGTGGGTGCCTTGGATTGGTGTTGAGAATGGGGAGGTTACTGAGAATGATTTGGTTCCCAAGAGTAGGGTTGAGAGTGATGATTTTGAGGATAACAATGGTTTCTTTTCGGTTTCGCATTTTGATGAGGAGATTTGTGGTCGAATGGAAGAGAGTGATGTGGATGGTGTTATTGATGAACTTGCTGGAGTGAATTTTGGGTGGAACAATTTGAGGATCTCAGTTTTTTCTGAAGGGGAAGACGAAGATGAAGAAGGGGACTATTTGTTATCTGATAGTGAGGATGAGGGATTTGAAGATGAAGATGGAGGCTTTTTCttctattaa